One window of Athalia rosae chromosome 4, iyAthRosa1.1, whole genome shotgun sequence genomic DNA carries:
- the LOC105693603 gene encoding LIM/homeobox protein Lhx9-like, translating to MLKEVGCGVGAPLPGDGAIGGCQVGTSDSSNNPEGGSLGCGGCGREIAERWYLRAADRAWHCGCLRCCHCRLPLAAELTCFARDGNIYCKEDYYRLFAVSRCARCRAGISASELVMRARDLVYHVACFTCASCGVPLNKGDHFGQREGLVYCRPHYELICCAADYSSAGGSVDDIGSPGVSPGPAYFSAAEQSPIPGGGVQKGRPRKRKLSDATGSELPVTMRLAAGALELLHPSELSSSMESLTAYDASVGSPGSVHQSQRTKRMRTSFKHHQLRTMKSYFAINQNPDAKDLKQLAQKTGLSKRVLQVWFQNARAKWRRNIMRQDGGGGGGGGGGGGTGVGCPGTPVSSNQGGPPSVGPSSSLLGDSNSLPPASMEELHALHHLHSGVSSQVSFSDLY from the exons ATGCTGAAGGAAGTGGGTTGCGGCGTTGGAGCCCCCCTCCCAGGGGATGGTGCCATCGGCGGGTGTCAGGTGGGAACCAGCGACTCGTCGAATAACCCGGAAGGAGGAAGTTTGGGCTGCGGAGGCTGCGGACGCGAAATCGCCGAGCGTTGGTACCTCAGAGCGGCTGACAGAGCCTGGCACTGCGGGTGCCTCAGGTGCTGCCATTGCAGACTACCCCTCGCGGCGGAACTCACTTGCTTCGCCAGAGACGGGAACATTTATTGCAAAGAAGATTATTACAG attATTCGCAGTATCGAGATGCGCGCGTTGCAGGGCCGGTATTTCCGCATCCGAGTTAGTGATGCGAGCTCGAGATCTCGTCTACCACGTAGCCTGTTTCACGTGCGCATCCTGCGGAGTACCTTTGAATAAAGGTGACCACTTCGGTCAACGAGAGGGCCTCGTGTATTGCAG GCCTCACTACGAGCTCATCTGCTGCGCCGCGGATTACAGCAGCGCGGGAGGCAGCGTCGACGATATCGGATCCCCCGGGGTATCGCCGGGTCCGGCTTACTTCAGCGCCGCCGAACAGAGTCCGATTCCCGGCGGAGGAGTCCAGAAGGGAAGACCCAGGAAACGGAAACTATCCGACGCCACGGGATCCGAGCTACCGGTCACCATGCGTCTCGCCGCCGGTGCACTAG AATTGCTTCACCCAAGCGAGCTCTCCTCGTCGatggaatcgctgaccgcgtaCGACGCATCCGTCGGATCCCCCGGCTCCGTCCACCAGAGTCAAAGGACAAAACGAATGCGCACGAGTTTCAAACATCATCAACTGAGAACGATGAAAAGCTATTTCGCCATCAACCAGAACCCGGACGCAAAGGATCTCAAACAGTTGGCCCAAAAAACAGGACTGTCCAAACGCGTTCTCCAG GTCTGGTTCCAAAACGCCCGGGCAAAATGGCGTCGTAACATAATGCGTCAGGACggcggaggaggtggaggtggaggtggaggtggcggTACCGGCGTAGGATGTCCAGGAACACCAGTTTCCTCGAATCAAGGAGGTCCCCCCAGCGTCGGTCCGAGTTCTAGTCTTTTAGGGGACAGCAACAGCCTCCCCCCTGCCTCGATGGAGGAACTCCACGCTCTTCACCATCTTCATTCCGGCGTTTCCTCTCAAGTATCATTCTCCGATCTTTACTGA